One window of Clarias gariepinus isolate MV-2021 ecotype Netherlands chromosome 21, CGAR_prim_01v2, whole genome shotgun sequence genomic DNA carries:
- the LOC128509561 gene encoding C-X-C motif chemokine 11-6-like, whose product MKSAAVFVVFAGLLIVYVQGQARTSSSRCLCQGPLANVVRLQRIDKIEFYPVSASCENAEIIVTLKNGAGKKCLNPKSEFTQKYISALLEKRSAE is encoded by the exons ATGAAGTCTGCTGCAgtttttgttgtctttgctGGTCTACTTATTGTTTATGTACAAG GACAGGCCAGGACAAGTTCATCGAGGTGTTTGTGTCAGGGTCCTCTGGCCAATGTAGTTCGTTTACAACGTATTGACAAGATAGAATTTTATCCTGTTAGTGCATCTTGTGAAAATGCGGAAATCAT TGTCACTCTGAAGAACGGTGCAGGGAAAAAATGCTTGAATCCAAAATCAGAATTTACTCAGAAATACATCAGTGCTTTGTTAGAAAAAAG aagTGCTGAGTAA